One window of the Triticum dicoccoides isolate Atlit2015 ecotype Zavitan chromosome 3B, WEW_v2.0, whole genome shotgun sequence genome contains the following:
- the LOC119275577 gene encoding uncharacterized protein LOC119275577 — translation MNTRAQMAMKSLKQHRRNQNGGRHKFNLNRSWTMAKIAASYAGPSPCPLAPDLHLDELHPGSEVGQPRRVVPGSGSGQRFFIHYCLEYRRILIFFCNKLHVAGCTTGFSS, via the exons ATGAACACAAGAGCGCAGATGGCCATGAAGAGCTTGAAGCAGCATCGTCGCAATCAGAATGGTGGCCGACACAAGTTCAACCTTAACAGATCTTGGACCATGGCCAAGATTGCTGCATCATATGCTGGTCCATCGCCGTGCCCGCTCGCGCCGGACCTGCATCTGGACGAGCTACATCCTGGATCTGAGGTTGGGCAACCTCGGCGGGTGGTTCCTGGTTCAG GAAGCGGTCAACGTTTTTTCATCCACTATTGTTTGGAATATCGAAGAATACTGATTTTCTTTTGCAACAAACTACATGTTGCAGGATGTACTACTGGTTTCTCTTCTTGA